Proteins from a single region of Prinia subflava isolate CZ2003 ecotype Zambia chromosome 10, Cam_Psub_1.2, whole genome shotgun sequence:
- the ATP6V1G3 gene encoding V-type proton ATPase subunit G 3 — translation MTSQSQGIQQLLQAEKRAKDKLEEAKKRKGKRLKQAKEEATAEIDHYRLQREKEFRNKETNVMGSQGNLSAKIEEQATEAIRNLTSSYHRNMEGMMKKLLSTICDISPEIHPNFRPAV, via the exons ATGACCAGCCAGTCTCAGGGAATCCAGCAgcttttgcaggcagaaaaacGTGCCAAGGACAAACTGGAGGAAGCCAAAAAAA GAAAGGGTAAAAGGCTGAAGCAGGCCAAGGAAGAAGCCACAGCTGAGATAGACCACTACAGActgcagagggagaaggaattcagaaacaaggaaacaaat GTAATGGGCTCCCAAGGTAACCTCTCTGCCAAAATAGAAGAGCAAGCAACAGAAGCCATCCGAAACCTTACGAGCAGCTACCACAGGAACATGGAGGGCATGATGAAAAAGCTCTTGAGCACAATATGTGACATCAGCCCTGAAATTCACCCAAACTTCAGACCTGCAGTTTAA